The DNA region CCGCTCGTCGCGCAGGTCGGGGAAGAACGCGGGGACCTGCTCGGTGGTGAGCATGCCCTTGTAGACCAGGGTGCGGGCCGACAGGGACGGGAAGTAGACGCCGCAGCCCGCCGTGGCGCTGTCGCGTTCGACGCGTTTGCGCAGGCAGAACGCGAGCCGGTCGAGGTCGACACCGGCCGCGCCGGACTCGGCGACGACGAAGGGCATGGCGAAGTGCGGCATCACCGAGCGCGCGGTCGGGCCGATCCCGGCCGCGTCCGGGTCGACCGGCACCTCCCGCCAGCCCAGGACCCGCAGGCCCTCCTCCTCGGCGGTGCGCTCGACCAGTTCGACGGCCTTCGCGCGGGCGTCGGGGTCGACCGGGAGGAACGCCAGGCCCGTGGCGTAGTGGTGGCCGTGGTCGGTGGAATCGGGCAGCTCGACTTCGGCGACCGCGCGCAACAGCGCGTCAGGCAGTTGCACGAGGATGCCCGCGCCGTCGCCACTGGTCGGCTCGGCCCCGGCCGCGCCGCGGTGTTCGAGGTTGGCCAACGCGGTGAGGGCGTCGGTGACGATGGCGTGGGAGCGCCTGCCGTGGATATCGGCCACCATGGCCACCCCACAGGCGTCGCGCTCCGCCGCGGGGTCGTAGAGCCCCGCGCGCGGCGGGAGAGCGGAGAAGATCATCTGCGCCGGCCTTCCAATCCTGCTGTCGCGCTCAAGGGTGGCTTCGCCGAGGGCGGAAGCCACTCTGGGCGCGGGACGGCAGCGGCCCGCGGTGTCCCAAGTTTAACAGTCCTGAAACGAGTCAGCCGGGTCGGCGGCGCGGCCCGACTGGGCTGCTACGACCAGAACCTCCCCGACCCGGCTTCGGGTGGGGAGGTTCTGGGGTGTCGATCGCGCTGTGAGCGCTACGCGTCCTTGGTCGCAGAAGCGGAGTCCTTGGCCGTGTCGTCCGCGGCGTCGTCGCTGTCCTGGGTCTCGGCGGCCTTGTCGGTGCCGTCCGCGCCGTCGGCGTCCGCGTCATCGGATTCGGCGCCGCCGTCAGCCGCTGTCTCGGTGTCGGTCAAGTCCACAGTGGACAGGTCTTCGCGGCCGCCGCGCTTGCGGGCGATGACGAAGTACACGATCGCGCCGACGAACAGCAGTGCCGAGGTGAACACGTTGATCCGCAGCCCGGCGACCAGGGTGGCCGGGTCGGTCCGCATCATCTCGATGATCCCGCGGCCGAGGGTGTACCCGGCGACGTAGAGGGCGAACACGCGGCCGTGACCCAGCCGGAACTTGCGGTCGGCCCACACGATGAACGCGGCGACCAACAGGTTCCAGATCAGCTCGTAGAGGAAGGTCGGGTGGACCGGGCTGTTCTCGATCAGCGTGTGCGTCGGCTCGGCCACGCCGTTGAGCGGGTCCTCGATGCCGAACTCGTTGACCCGGCGGTAGATCTCCAGGCCCCACGGCAGGTCGGTCGGACCGCCGAACAGCTCCTGGTTGAAGTAGTTGCCGATCCGCCCGATCGCCTGCGCGACGACGATGCCGGGCGCGACCGCGTCGGCGAATGCCGGCAGCGGGACACCCTTGCGCTTGCAGCCGAGCCAGGCACCGACGCCACCGAGCGCGATGGCGCCCCAGATCCCGAGCCCGCCGTCCCAGATCCGCAGCGCGTCCAGCGGGTTCTTGCCCTCACCGAAATACCGGTAGTAGTCGGTCGCGACGTGATAGAGCCTGCCGCCGACCAGCCCGAACGGCACCGCCCACACGGCGACGTCGATCACCGTCCCCGGTGTCCCGCCCCTGGCGATGAGCCGCTTCTCCCCCCACCAGATCGCCACGATGATGCCCGCGATGATGCACAGCGCGTAAGCGCGCAGCGGCAAGGTCACGAACCCGAGGTCCAGCTGCCAGACACCGCGGTCGGGGCTGGGGATGTTCGCCAGGAACATGGAGGTAGCGCTCGTCACGGGCCCCACCGTAACGGCCCGCTGTCTGCCCACCGTGAAGAGGTGCCACGCGGCCCATCCAGGAGCACAATGCGCCCATGCCGAGCGTCGATGACAACCTGAACCAGTGGTCGAACCATGAGTGGTCCTCGGGCGGTGACGAGTGGTCGGTCGGCTACGGCGGCACCGAGTCCATGTGGACCTGGGCCATCCGCCCCCGCATCGGCGCGTTCCTGCCCGCGGCGCACGTTCTGGAGATCGCCCCCGGGTTCGGCCGGATCACCCAGTACCTGGCCCCGTCCACCCCGCGGCTGACCGTGGTCGACCTGACCCAGCGCTGCATCGACGCCTGCAAGGAACGCTTCAAAGAACTCGACCACATCGAGTACCACGTCAACGACGGCCGCTCCCTGGCGATGGTGCCCGACGACTCGGTCGACTTCGTGTTCAGCTGGGACTCGCTGATCCACGTCGAGGAGGACGTCATCAAGAGCTACCTGGAGCAGCTCGCGACCAAGCTCGTCCCCGGTGGCACCGGCATCCTCCACCACTCCAACATGGACGCCTACCGCGGCGCCGACGGCGAGCTGACCGTGGAGAACGTCCACTGGCGCGCGGCCAGCATGTCCGCGGCCAAGTTCCGCGGCTTCTGCCGGGACGTCGGCCTGCGCTGCCTGGTCCAGGAACTGGTTCCGTGGGGCGGCCCCGAGTTCACCGACTGCATCTCGGTCTTCCGCCGCGAGTCGCCCGGCCTGCTCCGACGGCCGCACGTGATCGAGAACCACGACTTCTTCGCCCAGGTCCAACAACACCGCGCCGCCGACATCCGGGCGCTGACCAGGGCTTATCGGGAGCTGTGAGTCAGGGCAACTCGATGTCGACCAAGAACGGCTCGTCGAACCGCAGCCGCCCGACCTTGCTGGAGGTCACCTCGACGTACCCGTCGCCTTCGAGCCGGAACAGCGTGGCGGTCGACGGCCTTTCGCCAGGATCCACGAGGAGGTAGAAGGGAACACTGGCCTCGGCGTAGAGCACCCGCTTCTGCGCCACGTCATACGACCGCGACGACGGCGAGATGATCTCGACCGCCATCAGGAGGTCAGGCACCCGGAGGTAGAGATCGTCCTGCCCGGCACAGGTCATGACCGCGATGTCAGGAATCAACAGGCGCTCTGGGCCGAGAACAACGTTCACGACGGGCAAGACCTCTAGGTGCTTCGGCACCTGGCGGTCCAGAGCGATCGAGAGACGCAGCAGTACCCGTTGATGCCTGTTCCCTGGTCCAGGGCTCACGACGAGCGCCCCGTCGATCAGTTCTACTCGCGGCCCAATGTCCTCGGGCATCGCCAGTACCTCAGCCAGGGTCCACGGCAGCGGGTGGTTCGGCAGCGTTGGCTGGTCCATGGCGCCACCATGATCGGCCGCACCGGCAGAATCGGCCGCTCAGCCCGGCATTCCCGACTGATTCACCCGATGGTGGTCGGCGCCCGCCGTACGCCCGCCGCGAGTTCGGTCGCCAGCGCCCGGACCGCGTCCGCGCCTTCCCGGACCGCGCTCACGAAGGCCGAGCCCACGATCACCGCGTCCGCGAACCCGGCGACCTCAGCCGCCTGTGACCCCGACCGCACGCCCAAGCCCACCCCGATCGGCAGCTTCGTGTGCTCCCGGGTGCGCTGCACCAAGCCCTCAGCCGCCCCGCCGACCGCGTCCCGGGCACCAGTCACGCCCATGACCGCCGTCGCGTAGACGAAGCCCGACGACGCCGCGACTGTGCGGGCGATGCGCTCCTCCGTCGATGAAGGGGCCACCAGGAAGATCCGGTCCAGCCCGTGTTCCTCGGACGCGGCCAGCCACGGGGCAGCCTCGTCGGGGATCAAGTCCGGAGTGATGATGCCGTGCCCGCCCGCGGCCGCCAGGTCACGCGCGAACGCGTCGACGCCGTAGCGGTGCACCGGGTTCCAATAAGTCATCACGACGGCCTGACCGCCGTGCGCCGTCACGGCCTCGACCACGCGGAACACGTCGCGGAGGCGGAAGCCCGCGCGCAGGGCCTCGTCGGCGGCGGCCTGGATGGTCGGGCCGTCCATGACCGGGTCGGAGTAGGGCACGCCGATCTCGACGAGGTCGCAGCCGCCGTCGATCATGGTCTTGATCATGTCGATCGAGCCGTCGACGGTCGGGAAGCCCGCGGGCAGGTAGCCGACGAGAGCGGCACGCCCCTCGGCGCGGGTGCGCTCGAACAGTGGGGCCAGGCCCATCAGGACTCCTCGTAGAAACCGAAGTACTTCGCGGCCGTGTCCATGTCCTTGTCACCGCGTCCGGACAAGTTGACCAGGATCAACGCCTCCGGGCCGAGTTCCTGCCCGAGCTTGAGCGTCCCGGCCAGGGCGTGCGCCGACTCGATGGCCGGGATGATGCCCTCGGTGCGCGACAGCAGCTGGAACGCGGCCATGGCCTCGTCGTCGGTGACCGAGCGGTACTCGGCGCGCGCGGTGTCCTTGAGCCACGAGTGCTCGGGGCCCACGCCGGGGTAGTCCAGGCCCGCCGAGATCGAGTACGCCTCGATCGTCTGGCCGTCCTCGTCCTGCAGCAGGTAGGACATGGCGCCGTGCAGCATGCCGGGCGTGCCCTCGCTCAGGGTCGCGCCGTGTTCGCCGGACTCGATGCCGTGGCCGCCGGGCTCGATGCCGATCAGCCGGACGTCCGGGTCGTCGATGAACCCGTGGAAGATGCCGATCGCGTTGGACCCGCCGCCGACGCACGCGGTGACCGCGTCGGGCAGCCTGCCCGCCAGCTCCAGGATCTGCGCGCGCGCCTCGATGCCGATGATCTTGTGGAAGTTGCGCACCATCACCGGGAACGGATGCCCGCCCGCGGCGGTGCCCAGCAGATAGTGCGTGGTGTCCACATTGGTCACCCAGTCGCGCAGCGCCTCGTTGATGGCGTCCTTGAGGGTGCGCGAGCCGGACTTGACCGGGATGACCTCGGCGCCGAGCAGCTTCATCCGCGCCACGTTCAGCGCCTGCCGCTCGGTGTCCACCTCGCCCATGTAGACGACGCACTCCAGGCCCATCAGGGCGCACGCGGTGGCCGTGGCCACGCCGTGCTGGCCCGCGCCGGTCTCGGCGATGACCCGCTTCTTGCCCATCCGCTTGGTGAGCAGTGCCTGGCCCAGTACGTTATTGATCTTGTGGGACCCGGTGTGGTTGAGGTCCTCGCGCTTGAGGAAGATCCGCGCCCCGCCCGCGTGCTCGGCGAATCGCGGCGCCTCGGTCAGCAGCGACGGCCTGCCCGCGTAGTCGCGCAGCAGCCGGGCGAACTCGCCGG from Alloactinosynnema sp. L-07 includes:
- the lgt gene encoding prolipoprotein diacylglyceryl transferase, coding for MTSATSMFLANIPSPDRGVWQLDLGFVTLPLRAYALCIIAGIIVAIWWGEKRLIARGGTPGTVIDVAVWAVPFGLVGGRLYHVATDYYRYFGEGKNPLDALRIWDGGLGIWGAIALGGVGAWLGCKRKGVPLPAFADAVAPGIVVAQAIGRIGNYFNQELFGGPTDLPWGLEIYRRVNEFGIEDPLNGVAEPTHTLIENSPVHPTFLYELIWNLLVAAFIVWADRKFRLGHGRVFALYVAGYTLGRGIIEMMRTDPATLVAGLRINVFTSALLFVGAIVYFVIARKRGGREDLSTVDLTDTETAADGGAESDDADADGADGTDKAAETQDSDDAADDTAKDSASATKDA
- a CDS encoding class I SAM-dependent methyltransferase, whose protein sequence is MPSVDDNLNQWSNHEWSSGGDEWSVGYGGTESMWTWAIRPRIGAFLPAAHVLEIAPGFGRITQYLAPSTPRLTVVDLTQRCIDACKERFKELDHIEYHVNDGRSLAMVPDDSVDFVFSWDSLIHVEEDVIKSYLEQLATKLVPGGTGILHHSNMDAYRGADGELTVENVHWRAASMSAAKFRGFCRDVGLRCLVQELVPWGGPEFTDCISVFRRESPGLLRRPHVIENHDFFAQVQQHRAADIRALTRAYREL
- a CDS encoding Uma2 family endonuclease, with the translated sequence MDQPTLPNHPLPWTLAEVLAMPEDIGPRVELIDGALVVSPGPGNRHQRVLLRLSIALDRQVPKHLEVLPVVNVVLGPERLLIPDIAVMTCAGQDDLYLRVPDLLMAVEIISPSSRSYDVAQKRVLYAEASVPFYLLVDPGERPSTATLFRLEGDGYVEVTSSKVGRLRFDEPFLVDIELP
- the trpA gene encoding tryptophan synthase subunit alpha, which codes for MGLAPLFERTRAEGRAALVGYLPAGFPTVDGSIDMIKTMIDGGCDLVEIGVPYSDPVMDGPTIQAAADEALRAGFRLRDVFRVVEAVTAHGGQAVVMTYWNPVHRYGVDAFARDLAAAGGHGIITPDLIPDEAAPWLAASEEHGLDRIFLVAPSSTEERIARTVAASSGFVYATAVMGVTGARDAVGGAAEGLVQRTREHTKLPIGVGLGVRSGSQAAEVAGFADAVIVGSAFVSAVREGADAVRALATELAAGVRRAPTTIG
- the trpB gene encoding tryptophan synthase subunit beta — protein: MTDGVHAASPHDPDATGHFGPYGGRFMPEALIAALDELSAVYDKARVDPEFTGEFARLLRDYAGRPSLLTEAPRFAEHAGGARIFLKREDLNHTGSHKINNVLGQALLTKRMGKKRVIAETGAGQHGVATATACALMGLECVVYMGEVDTERQALNVARMKLLGAEVIPVKSGSRTLKDAINEALRDWVTNVDTTHYLLGTAAGGHPFPVMVRNFHKIIGIEARAQILELAGRLPDAVTACVGGGSNAIGIFHGFIDDPDVRLIGIEPGGHGIESGEHGATLSEGTPGMLHGAMSYLLQDEDGQTIEAYSISAGLDYPGVGPEHSWLKDTARAEYRSVTDDEAMAAFQLLSRTEGIIPAIESAHALAGTLKLGQELGPEALILVNLSGRGDKDMDTAAKYFGFYEES